The Streptomyces tendae genome has a window encoding:
- a CDS encoding Crp/Fnr family transcriptional regulator, with amino-acid sequence MDDVLRRNPLFAALDDEQAAELRASMSEVTLARGDSLFHEGDPGDRLYVVTEGKVKLHRTSPDGRENMLAVVGPGELIGELSLFDPGPRTATATALTEVKLLGLGHGDLTPWLSARPEVATALLRAVARRLRKTNDAMSDLVFSDVPGRVARALLDLSRRFGVQSEEGIHVVHDLTQEELAQLVGASRETVNKALADFAQRGWLRLEARAVILLDVERLAKRSR; translated from the coding sequence GTGGACGACGTTCTGCGGCGGAACCCGCTTTTCGCGGCGCTCGATGACGAGCAGGCCGCGGAGCTTCGCGCCTCCATGAGTGAGGTGACCCTGGCACGGGGCGACTCACTGTTCCACGAGGGCGACCCGGGCGACCGCCTGTACGTGGTCACCGAGGGCAAGGTGAAGCTGCACCGCACCTCCCCCGACGGCCGCGAGAACATGCTCGCCGTGGTCGGCCCGGGTGAGCTGATCGGTGAGCTGTCCCTGTTCGACCCGGGCCCGCGCACCGCGACCGCCACGGCACTCACCGAGGTGAAGCTGCTGGGCCTGGGCCACGGCGACCTGACGCCCTGGCTGAGCGCCCGCCCCGAGGTGGCCACGGCGCTGCTGCGGGCCGTCGCCCGCCGCCTGCGCAAGACCAACGACGCCATGTCCGACCTGGTCTTCTCCGACGTTCCGGGCCGTGTCGCGCGCGCCCTGCTCGACCTGTCCCGCCGCTTCGGCGTGCAGTCCGAGGAAGGCATCCACGTGGTGCACGACCTCACGCAGGAGGAGCTGGCCCAGCTGGTCGGCGCGTCCCGCGAGACGGTCAACAAGGCCCTGGCGGACTTCGCCCAGCGCGGCTGGCTCCGCCTGGAGGCCCGCGCGGTGATCCTCCTCGAC